One genomic region from Vannielia litorea encodes:
- the cysG gene encoding siroheme synthase CysG, whose amino-acid sequence MQHFPIFVNLRGERVTLSGGGEAALAKLRLLLKTEGDIHVFAAEPHADLETLADEGRLTLHRRAARAGDFTGSRLAYGANEDHAEDTRIKALAEAEGALVNIVDDLHNSQFITPAIVDRDPVTVAIGTEGAAPVLARAIKRDLEERLPSSLGLLTRIGKAFRTAADALPMGKKRRDFWADYYFNEGPKALAKGEESAREALDALLTRHLSEAPEPGEVAFVGAGPGDPEMLTLAARRALDEAEVIIHDGLVSPEILELARREALMIDVSKKGFGKSTPQEAINALIVGHALKGEKVVRLKAGDPGVYGRLDEELDALAPHGIATRILPGITAASAAAASIGQSLTKRGRNSDLRFLTGHDTKGFTEQDWHALAAPGAVAAIYMAKKGARFLQGRLMMHGASPATDVTVVENASRPDTRILHTTLAALPETVEGLSGPAVLLYGLAPRDAATELKLKAAQ is encoded by the coding sequence ATGCAGCATTTTCCGATCTTCGTGAACCTCCGTGGTGAGCGCGTCACCCTCTCCGGTGGCGGCGAGGCCGCGCTGGCCAAGCTGCGCCTGCTGCTGAAGACGGAAGGTGACATTCACGTCTTCGCCGCCGAGCCCCACGCCGATCTTGAAACGCTGGCCGATGAGGGCCGCCTCACGCTCCACCGCCGCGCCGCCCGCGCGGGCGACTTCACCGGCAGCCGTCTCGCCTATGGCGCCAACGAAGACCACGCCGAAGACACCCGCATCAAGGCGCTGGCCGAGGCTGAGGGCGCGCTGGTCAACATCGTCGACGACCTGCACAACAGCCAGTTCATCACCCCAGCCATCGTCGATCGTGACCCGGTGACCGTGGCGATCGGCACCGAGGGCGCCGCCCCCGTGCTCGCCCGCGCCATCAAGCGCGACCTCGAAGAGCGCCTGCCCAGCTCGCTCGGCCTGCTCACCCGCATCGGCAAGGCCTTCCGCACCGCGGCTGACGCCCTGCCGATGGGCAAGAAGCGCCGCGACTTCTGGGCCGACTACTACTTCAACGAGGGCCCCAAGGCGCTCGCCAAGGGCGAAGAGAGCGCCCGCGAGGCGCTGGACGCTCTGCTCACCCGCCACCTCTCCGAGGCCCCCGAGCCCGGCGAAGTCGCCTTCGTCGGCGCTGGCCCCGGCGATCCCGAGATGCTCACCCTCGCCGCCCGCCGCGCGCTGGATGAGGCCGAGGTGATCATCCACGATGGCCTCGTCTCGCCCGAGATCCTCGAACTCGCCCGCCGCGAAGCGCTGATGATCGACGTGAGCAAGAAGGGCTTCGGCAAGTCCACCCCGCAGGAGGCGATCAACGCGCTGATCGTCGGCCACGCGCTGAAGGGCGAAAAGGTCGTGCGCCTCAAGGCGGGCGATCCCGGCGTCTACGGCCGCCTCGACGAAGAGCTCGACGCGCTCGCCCCCCACGGCATCGCAACCCGCATCCTGCCCGGCATCACCGCCGCCTCCGCCGCTGCCGCCTCCATCGGCCAGAGCCTGACCAAGCGGGGCCGCAACTCCGATCTTCGATTTCTGACCGGGCATGACACCAAGGGCTTCACCGAGCAGGACTGGCACGCGCTGGCCGCGCCCGGTGCCGTCGCCGCCATCTACATGGCCAAGAAGGGCGCGCGCTTCCTGCAGGGCCGCCTGATGATGCACGGCGCCTCCCCCGCCACCGATGTCACCGTGGTCGAGAACGCCTCGCGCCCCGATACCCGCATCCTGCATACCACCCTTGCCGCCCTGCCCGAGACGGTCGAGGGCCTTTCCGGCCCCGCCGTCCTCCTCTATGGCCTCGCCCCGCGCGACGCCGCCACCGAACTCAAGCTGAAGGCCGCCCAGTAA
- a CDS encoding DUF2849 domain-containing protein — MPKPFTPKVVTANALIEGDVIYLTNSGEWSRRHEDARLFTEEAPAEAALSAAALQASEIVGAYLADAEATPKGPKPTHFREAFRATGPSNYAHGKQVDL; from the coding sequence ATGCCCAAGCCATTCACCCCCAAGGTCGTCACGGCCAATGCGCTGATCGAAGGCGACGTGATCTATCTCACCAACTCCGGCGAGTGGTCACGCCGCCACGAGGATGCCCGCCTCTTCACCGAGGAAGCCCCCGCCGAGGCCGCGCTCTCCGCCGCCGCGCTGCAGGCCTCCGAGATCGTTGGCGCCTATCTCGCCGATGCCGAGGCCACGCCCAAGGGCCCCAAGCCCACCCACTTCCGCGAGGCCTTCCGCGCCACCGGCCCCTCCAACTACGCCCACGGCAAACAGGTGGACCTCTGA
- a CDS encoding nitrite/sulfite reductase, whose product MYSYTDFDEAFVRNRVSQFRAQVERRIDGSLTEDEFKPLRLMNGLYLQLHAYMLRVAIPYGTISARQMRQLAFIADKWDKGYGHFTTRQNIQYNWPALKDVPDMLEALADVQMHAIQTSGNCIRNVTSDHFAGAAGDEVADPRPYAELLRQWSTDHPEFQFLPRKFKIAVTGAEADRAVIRAHDIGLQLVEQNGEIGFKVIIGGGLGRTPMIGKVVREFLPEADLLPYCEAIVHVYNTLGRRDNKYKARIKITVHENGIDTMRELIEARFAEIRPEFTGVDQEMLAAIKSQFATPALREGDVAAYEAARDMDPVFRAWADTNLTAHRDADHAIVTISIKAHGKTPGDATSDQMRLMAALAEEYAHGELRISHEQNVILPHVHKGDLPAIHAALKAAGLGTANIGLASDIIACPGMDYCALATARSIPIAQEIATRVDELKIEHEVGELKIKISGCINACGHHHVGHIGILGLDRAGVENYQVTLGGDGTQDAAIGTRMGPGFSAEEIVPAIERLMLAYLELRDAPEETFLATFRRLGDAPFKAALYPESEARNAA is encoded by the coding sequence ATGTACAGCTATACCGACTTCGACGAAGCCTTCGTCCGCAACCGCGTCAGCCAGTTCCGTGCCCAGGTGGAGCGCCGCATCGACGGCTCGCTCACCGAGGACGAGTTCAAGCCGCTGCGCCTGATGAACGGCCTCTATCTTCAGCTCCACGCCTACATGCTGCGCGTGGCCATCCCCTATGGCACCATCTCGGCCCGCCAGATGCGCCAGCTCGCCTTCATCGCCGACAAGTGGGACAAGGGCTACGGCCACTTCACCACCCGCCAGAACATCCAGTACAACTGGCCCGCGTTGAAGGACGTGCCGGATATGCTCGAGGCGCTGGCCGACGTGCAGATGCACGCGATCCAGACCTCCGGCAACTGCATCCGCAACGTGACCTCCGACCATTTCGCTGGCGCCGCCGGCGACGAGGTGGCCGATCCGCGCCCCTACGCCGAGCTGCTGCGCCAGTGGTCGACCGATCACCCCGAGTTCCAGTTCCTGCCCCGCAAATTCAAGATCGCGGTGACCGGCGCCGAGGCCGACCGCGCGGTGATCCGCGCCCACGACATCGGCCTGCAACTGGTCGAGCAGAACGGCGAGATCGGCTTCAAGGTCATCATCGGCGGCGGTCTGGGCCGCACGCCCATGATCGGCAAAGTGGTGCGCGAGTTCCTCCCCGAGGCCGACCTGCTGCCCTACTGCGAGGCCATCGTCCACGTCTACAACACGCTCGGCCGCCGCGATAACAAGTACAAGGCCCGCATCAAGATCACCGTCCACGAGAACGGGATCGACACGATGCGCGAGCTGATCGAGGCCCGCTTTGCCGAAATCCGCCCCGAGTTCACCGGCGTCGACCAAGAGATGCTCGCCGCGATCAAGTCCCAGTTCGCAACGCCCGCGCTCCGCGAGGGCGACGTGGCCGCCTATGAGGCCGCCCGCGACATGGACCCTGTCTTCCGCGCCTGGGCCGATACCAACCTGACCGCGCACCGCGATGCGGACCACGCCATTGTCACAATTTCGATAAAGGCCCACGGTAAAACACCCGGAGATGCAACCTCCGACCAGATGCGCCTGATGGCCGCCTTGGCGGAAGAGTATGCCCACGGAGAGCTGCGCATCAGCCACGAGCAGAACGTCATCCTGCCCCATGTCCACAAGGGCGACCTGCCCGCGATCCACGCGGCGCTGAAGGCCGCCGGGCTGGGCACCGCCAACATAGGGCTGGCCTCCGATATCATCGCCTGCCCCGGCATGGATTACTGCGCGCTGGCCACCGCCCGCTCGATCCCGATCGCGCAGGAAATCGCCACCCGCGTCGACGAGCTGAAGATCGAGCACGAGGTCGGTGAGCTGAAGATCAAGATCTCCGGCTGCATCAACGCCTGCGGCCACCACCACGTGGGCCACATCGGCATCCTCGGGCTGGATCGCGCTGGCGTCGAGAACTACCAGGTCACGCTGGGCGGCGACGGCACGCAGGATGCGGCCATCGGCACCCGCATGGGGCCGGGCTTCTCCGCCGAAGAGATCGTGCCCGCCATCGAGCGGCTGATGCTGGCCTACCTCGAGCTGCGCGACGCGCCCGAGGAGACCTTCCTCGCCACCTTCCGCCGCCTTGGGGATGCGCCCTTCAAGGCCGCCCTCTACCCCGAAAGCGAGGCCCGCAATGCCGCGTGA